One Acidobacteriota bacterium genomic window, CGCCCGGCAATCCTTATCTCAAGGATTTTTACAATGAGCGCGAGGGCGCGGCCTTTCTTTCCCAGCTCGTCTTCCTGGCCAACCGCTACAATCAGCAGGTCCGCCTTTCGCAACGGGATCTCTTCATCGACCGGGTCGTCTGCGACTACCTGTTCGAAAAAGATAAAATCTATGCCTATCAGACGCTCTCCGACGACGAACTCGTGGTTTACGAACGCATCTACGGCATTCTCTCCGAGCGCGTTCCCCGGCCGGATCTGGTCATTTTTCTGCAGATGAAACTGCCGGTTTTTCTTCGCAAGATCGCCCGGGGACCGGATCCCCTGGAAAAAAACATTTCCGAAAAATACCTTGAGGACATTCTCGAAGCCTTCGATTACTTCTTTTTCAATTACCGGGCCGCACCGCTTCTTGTCGTCAAAGCCGATGACATGGACTTCGAGCGCGAGGAGGACGTCGACGATCTCGTGGACCAGATCCGCCAGATGAAAAAAAGTTCTCTCTATTACAATCCGGAAGGATCCGGGAGGCGGCCCGCCAAGAAATAATGCCGTAAGTCTTTACCCCAATCCCGACATGCGGGCGGGATGGGGAGAAAGGAATCACAATGCCTGACAAACAGACCGAAAGCGTCACTCTTCCTGTTCTGCGGGAGATGAAGGCGCGCGGGGAAAAGATCGCCGTTCTGACCGCCTATGACCATCCCTCGGCGTCCGTCCTGGACGAGGCCGGGATCGACATCATCCTGGTCGGGGATTCCCTGGGCATGGTCGTTCAGGGATACTCCTCGACCATCCCGGTGACCATGGAGGAGATGCTGATTCACACGAGATCGGTCACGGGAGCGGTCCGGCGGGCCCTGGTTGTCGCGGACATGCCCTACATGTCCTTTCATCTCTCGGTGGAGGAAACCATCCGGAACGCGGCCCGGTTCCTGAAGGAAGCCGGAGCGGGGGCCGTCAAGATTGAAGGCGCCTCGGCCGGACGGCTGAAAAAAATCGAGGCCTGCGTCGAGGCCGAAATCCCCGTCATGGGCCATGTCGGGTTGACCCCGCAATCCATCCGCAAATGGGGGAGCTATGCGGTTCGCGGGCGGGATGGGGCGGCCGAGGCCGAGGCCATCCTCGCCGATGCCCGGGCCGTCGAGTCGGCCGGAGCGTTCGCCGTTGTCCTGGAATCCATTCCCATGGAGCTTGGGGCGGTCATCACCGAAAGTCTGACCATCCCGACCATCGGAATCGGGGCCGGCGCGGCCTGCGACGGCCAGGTCCTCGTTTTCCATGATGTGATGGGATACACCCAGGGCCGGCTGCCGAAATTCGTGAAAACATATGCCGATCTCCGGTCGGTCGTCCGCGAAGCGGCGGGCCGCTACATTGAGGATGTCCGGACCGGGGCTTTCCCCGACGAGGCGCACTCCTATCGCCTCAAGCCGGAGGCGGCCGAAAAGCTTCGCAGGGGGAGATCCCGATGAAAATCATAACGGAAGTCGAGGCCATGGCTTCCCTCTGCCGGGGATGGAAGGAAAAGGGTCTGCGCATCGGCTTGGTCCCGACCATGGGAGGATTGCACGAGGGCCACTTGAGCCTGGTGCGGGCCGCGCGGGCCGGCACGGACGTGGTCGTCGTCAGCATCTTTGTCAACCCGACACAATTCCGTCCGGGGGAGGATTTGGCCTCCTATCCCCGGGATATCGAGAGAGACATGTCTCTTCTCGAAAACGAGAAGGTCGATGGGATGTTCCATCCCCAACCGGAGACCATGTATCCGGAGGGATACCGGACCTATGTCGAGGTGCACGATTTCCAGGACAAGCTTTGCGGGGCCGTGCGGCCGGGGCATTTCCGAGGGGTCTGCACCGTCGTGCTCAAGCTTTTCAACATCGTGCGGCCCGATGTCGCCTATTTCGGCTGGAAGGACGCCCAACAGGTTCTGGTCGTCAGGAGGATGACCGCCGATCTCAACCTGGATACGGAGATTGTCGCGTTGCCTCTTGTTCGGGATCCCGACGGCTTGGCCATGAGCACGCGGAATGCCTATCTTTCGCCGGACGAGAGGGCGGCCGCCCACCTGCTTTCGAAGAGTCTGGCCGAGGCCGAGGCCATGATCGCGGCGGGCGAGACCGATCCCCGGGCCGTCGTTGCCCGGGTCCGGAATGTTCTGGCCGCCGCTCCCGAAATAGAAATCGAATACGTTGCGGCGGTCGACACGACGAACCTGGAGCCGCTGGACAGAATCGTGGGCGAGGGTTTGCTGGCCCTTGCGGCCCGAATCGGAAAAACCCGCTTGATCGACAACATCCTGATTCATCCGAAAGGCGAAGCGCCATGTTAAAAACGTTTCTCCATGCCAAGATCCACCGGGCGGCCGTAACGGAGACCGACCTGGATTACGAAGGCAGCCTGGGTGTCGACGAAGACCTGATGGAGGCGGCCGGACTGAAGCCGTTCGAACGCGTCGAAGTCTTCAACATCACGAACGGCGAGCGGTTCGCGACTTATCTCATCGTCAAGGAACGGGGGTCGCGGACGATCGGCGTGTACGGCGCCGCCGCCCGGCGGGCCAAGGCCGGAGACCGGCTCATCGTCGTGGCTTATGCTGTTCTCGCGGAAGACGAGATCGAAGGATTTGCCCCCCGGGTCGTTATCCTGAACGAAAAGAACGAAATCATCCGCAGCGGCTGATTTTCAGTCGAGGTGGTAGTTGGGCGCTTCCTGGGTGACGACGATGTCGTGGACGTGGCTTTCCTTGAGGCTGGCGGACGTGATTCTGATAAAGCGGGCCCGCTCGGTGAGTTCGGCGATGGTCCGGCATCCGGCATAACCCATGCCGGCTTTGAGGCCGCCGACCAGCATCTGGATCAAGTAGATCGTGCTCCCTTTGAAGGGGACGCGTCCCTCGATGCCCTCGGGAACGAGCTTGCTGTCGCCGGCCGCCGTATCCTGAAAATAGCGGTCCCGGCTCTGACCCTCTTTCATGGCCTGCAGGGAGCCCATGCCGCGATAGTTCTTGTAGGCGCGGCCCTGGTACATGACGACTTCACCGGGCGCTTCGTCCGTTCCGGCCAGGAGGTTCCCGAGCATGACCGACTGAGCCCCGGCGGCGACGGCCTTGGTGATGTCGCCGGAGTACTTGATCCCGCCGTCGGCAATGACGGGAATGTCGTGTTTCCGGGCCACGCTGAAGACGTCGGAAATGGCGGTAATCTGGGGAACGCCGGCCCCCGTGATGATGCGGGTCGTGCAGATCGATCCGGGCCCGACCCCGACCTTGACGGCGTCCACGCCGAGCCCGATGAGCTCTTCGGCCGCTGCGGCGCTGCAGATATTTCCGGCGATGAGTTCCTGGTTGGGGAACTCTTTTTTCAGCAGGCGGACGGTGTCCAGGACTCTCTGGGAGTGTCCGTGGGCCGTGTCCACGACAAGAACATCGCACTGGGCCTTGACCAGGGCCGAGGCCCGGGCCAGGGCGTCCCCGCCGACTCCGACCGCGGCGCCGGCGCGGAGCCGGCCCAGGCCGTCTTTGGCGGCGAAGGGATATTGAATGCGCTTGAGGATGTCCTTGTATGTGAGCAGTCCCTTCAGGCGGCCTTTGTCATCGACGACCGGGAGTTTTTCGATTTTGTATTTGTGGAAGACATTTTCCGCCTCTTCGAGAGACGTGCCCAGAGGGACGGTGATGACCTTTTTCGTCATGATTTCGGAAATCGCCAGGTCCATCCGGGTCTCGAAACGGATATCGCGGTTGGTCAGAATGCCGACAAGCCGGTTGGAGGCGTCGGTGATCGGCAGACCGGAGATCCGGTATTCCTTCATGACCTCGATCGCCTTGGTGATCTTGTCCGTAGGCCGCATGGTCACGGGTTCGACGATCATGCCGCTCTCGTGGCGCTTGACCTTGTCGACTTCCTCAGCCTGGTTTTCGACGGTCATGTTGCGGTGGATGATTCCGATGCCCCCCTGCTGGGCCAGGGCGATGGCCATCCGCGACGTCGTGACCGTGTCCATGGCCGAGCTGACGATCGGGATGTTCAGGGAGATGTTGCGGCTGAGCCGGGTGGTGACATCGGCGTCCGCGGGAATGACGTCGGACTTGGCCGGCAGGATCAGGACATCGTCGAATGTCAGCCCTTCCTTGATTTCCGCGTCCAGCATGATGTCCTCCTCGTTCAACGCCGTTTTCTCCGTCCGGGGATGGTGGATTTCACATGGCGGACTCTCTGCGGGGCCGGGCCTTTGGGTTTCTGGTAGAAAACCGGCTGCTCCTGTCTTTGGGGCATCTCCTGTTCGATGACGGGCTGGATCAGGAACAGGAAGCGCAGGGCGTCTTCCTCGATCCGGTCCATCAATCCCTGGAACATGTCGAAGCTTTCTTTTTTGTATTCGACAAGAGGATTTCTCTGTCCGTAACCGCGAAGCCCGATGCCTTCCTTGAGATGGTCCATACCCAGGAGATGGTCTTTCCATCGGGAGTCGATGACCTGGAGAAGAAGCATGCGTTCGAATTCCCGCATGGCGTCCGGGCCGATGACCCGCTCTTTCTCCTGGTAGATTTTTTTGGCGGCCTCCGTCAGGTCGTCCTGGAGTTCGTCGGGCGTCACGGTTTCCCAATCGATTTGGAGTGTCGCGATATCGAGTCCGAACTGGGCCTGAACGGCCTTGGCCAAAGCCTCGCGATCCCAGTCGTCCGGGTGCGTTTCCTTGTTGCAATGCTGATCGAGGAACCATTCGATGATCTGGTCGACGAGATCGTAAAAATATTCGCGGAGATCCTTGCCGTGGAGAATTTCCCGGCGCTGCCTGTAGATCGTCTCCCTCTGCTTGTTCATGACGTCGTCGTATTCCAGAAGATGCTTCCGGATGGAGAAGTTCTGGCCTTCGACCTGTTTCTGGGCGCGCTCGATGGCCCGGGTGACCATGGGATGTTCGATGGGGACGCCTTCGCCCATGCCGATCCGGCTCATCAGGCCCGAGATCCGGTCGCTGCCGAAGATCCGCATGAGGTCGTCCTCGAGGCAGAGGTAAAAACGCGATGATCCGGGGTCGCCCTGACGGCCGGCCCGGCCCCGCAGCTGATTGTCGATGCGCCGGGCTTCGTGGCGTTCCGTGCCCAGGACGTGGAGTCCGCCCAGCGACACGACCTTGTCGTGTTCGGCCTGAAAGATGGGCTGAACCTCCTTGAGGGCCGCCTCCCATTGCGCTTTGTCAACCGTCAGAGGGTCGATGTTCCGCCTGCGGAGGGTGTCCCGGGCCAGTTCCTCGGGATTGCCGCCGAGAAGAATGTCGACGCCGCGGCCGGCCATGTTCGTGGCGATGGTCACGGACCCGATGCGTCCGGCCTGGGCGATGATCTGCGCCTCCTGCTCGTGGTATTTGGCGTTCAGGACGACATGTTTGACGTTGCGACGGCGGAGGGCCGTACTCAGGAGTTCGGATTTCTCGATGGATACGGTGCCGACGAGAACCGGGCGGCCGGCCTGGTTGAGCTCGATGATCTCCTCGGCCGCGGCGTTCCATTTTTCCTCCGCCGTCCGATAGATGACGTCGGCATACTCATGCCGGATGAGTTCCCGGTTGGTCGGGGTTTCGACAACGTCCAGCTTGTAGATGGTCATGAACTCCGGGGCTTCGGTCACGGCCGTTCCCGTCATGCCCGCGAGCTTGTTGTACATGCGAAAGTAGTTCTGGAAGGTGACCGAGGCCAGGGTCTGGTACTCCTCTTCAACGCGGACTTTCTCCTTGGCCTCGAGGGCCTGGTGGAGGCCGTCGCTGTAGCGCCGGCCGGGCATCAGGCGGCCGGTGAATTCGTCGACGATGATGACCTTGCCGTCCTTGATCATGTAATCGACGTCGCGCTTGAAGAGGAAGTGGGCCCGGAGCGATTGATTGATGGCATGGACGAGATCCATGTGGGCCAGATCGTAGAGATTGTCGACCTTGAAATAGCGTTCGGCGTCGGAGACGCCGTCTTCGAGAATGGACACGGTCCGGGTTTTCTCTTCGACCTGAAAATGCTTTCCCCGCGTGTAGCGCCGGACGAGTCCGTCCACGCGATAGTAAAGTTGGGTCGAGGCCTGGGTGGGACCGGAGATGATCAGCGGGGTCCGGGCCTCGTCGATGAGGATGCTGTCGACTTCGTCGACGATGGCGTAGTTGTGCTCGCGCTGGGCGAGGTCGGAGAGCCGGAACTTCATGTTGTCCCGGAGATAGTCGAAACCGAATTCGTTGTTGGTGCCGTAGGTGATGTCGCACCGGTAGGCATCGTAGCGCTCCCGGTCGCCGATTTCGTGCTGAATCGTGCCCACGGTCAGGCCGAGGAAGTTGTAGATGGGTCCCATCCACTCGGTGTCGCGTTTGGCCAGGTAGTCGTTGACCGTGACGATGTGGACGCCCTTGCCTTCGAGGGCATTGAGGTAGGCGGGGAGGGTGGCGACCAGGGTTTTTCCCTCGCCGGTTTTCATCTCGGCGATTTTTCCCTGGTGGAGAACGACGCCGCCGATGAGCTGAACGTCGAAATGCCTCATGCCTGTCGTCCGGCGGGATGCTTCGCGGACGCAGGCGAAGGCTTCGGGCAGAAGATCCTCGATGGAGGCGCCCTGGGCGAGCTTCTCCTTGAATTCGGTGGTTTTGGCGCGGAGTGCGGAGTCGGTCAGCGCCTGGATGCGGGGTTCGAACTCGTTGATCCGGGTGACGAGCGGCCGGATCTTTTTGATGTCGCGATCGGTCTTCGTTCCGAAGACCTTGCAAAGAATCCACTTATACATTCACTATTTATTATCAGAACCTCCCGTCAAAGTCAATTTTCCCCTTGAATCCTGTTGCCCCTCTCTTCCCCTAATGAAACTCCCCGGTCCCGAAACATTCGTGCGAAGTGGAAAGCAAAAACCCCAATAACCCACAGAATACATAGGGCGATGAATATCGTTGCAATCATGCCGGTCTCCCTTTTATTTCGTCTATCATTGTTTTGTTCCGAAGTATTGCAATTTTCGTGCCAGGCACGTTCCTTTGTTTGTATCCATAAAAGGGAAAAAACCACATAACGGGCGAATCAAAGACGGAGAAACTGGTTCATTAAACAGGCTGATTCCTATTTATCAGGACATTTCTCGTCAATTCGTTTCTCAGAACATGCCGAACGCTTATCTGTTGAACTGGTTTCTATAGATTGGCATAAAAACGGCAGGATTGATTATGTGACTATGAAGCAAGGAGGATAAGTATGCAAAACTGTTCAAAGTGCCGGAACGCCCTGGTGCCGGGATTGGCGGTATTGTCGGTGATGGCGGGATTATGCCTGTTCTTGGCGGCTAACGGAGACGCGTTTGCCGAGGATAGGGACGCTGCGATCGAATCGGCCGCCAGAAAATCGTATATCTTTAAAACGTTTCTAAAAAGCGATGACATCCAAATTCATTCCAAAGACGGCGTTGTCACCTTGACAGGGACTGTGGCGGGCGAACCTCATTCATTATTGGCGGCGGAAACTGTCGCCGATCTGCCCGGAGTCGTAAGTGTTATCAACCAGCTCGAAATCAGGGGCGGAATTCCGGAAAAAAATTCCGATGCCTGGATCCAAACGAGAGTCAAAAATATGCTTTTGCTGCATCGCAATCTGGATAGCGACAATATCGTGGTGGATGTGAAAGACGGTCTGGTCACCCTGCACGGCGAAGTCGGAAGCCAAGCCGAAAGAGGGCTGACCGCCGAATATGTCAAAGATGTCGAAGGGGTGAAGGATATTGAAAATAAGCTGACTGTGGCGACATCGCCCAAAAAGAAATCCAGAACGGTTGAAGAGTATATCGACGATGCATCGGTTAAATCGCAGATCAAATTGATGTTGCTCTTCCACCGAGGCACAAATCCCTTAAGAACCAATATTATTGTTGATAGAGGAGTGGTCACCGTGTCCGGCGTGGCCAAGAACGCCGCGGAAAGAGAATTGGTCAACAAGCGCATTGAAGATATCCGCGGCGTTGTCCGCATCGACAACCGCATGACAATCGAATAATTGACTTGGCAGGAGGAAACAATGAAAATTCTGGCGATCGTGTTGATTGTGGCCGGCATTCTGGCGTTGGTGTACGGAGGTTTCAGCTACATCAGTGATTCCCACACAACGAAGCTGGGGCCTTTCAAGCTGACCGTACAAGACAAGGAAAGGGTCAACATCCCTATCTGGGCCGGTGTGGCGGGAATCGTCATCGGCGGTGCCCTGATGTTCTTTGCGGGGAAGAAGGATTAGCGATCGCGGGAAAACTGAGCGATAACCCAAAGTTGGAAGCGGAAGGCCGGGGTGAAAAAACGGCCGGAAAAGTCCAAGAAAAGATCGGCACGGTCAAGAAGGCTTTTAGAAAGCAGCAGGGGCGCAAATCGAACTCCAGGCAAGAAGGGCACTCAATCGCCGATGATCTTGACCAGGATGCGTTTGCGGCGCCGGCCGTCGAACTCGCCGTAGAAAATCTGCTCCCAGGTGCCGAGGTCCAGATCTCCGTCGGTGACGGCTACGACGACCTCGCGGCCCATGATCGTCCGTTTGAGATGGGCGTCGGCGTTCGTCTCTCCGGTCAAATTGTGTTGCCACCGG contains:
- a CDS encoding deoxynucleoside kinase; this encodes MRDIPFRHIAVEGVFKTGKTRLADALARKLGGKLVLDPPGNPYLKDFYNEREGAAFLSQLVFLANRYNQQVRLSQRDLFIDRVVCDYLFEKDKIYAYQTLSDDELVVYERIYGILSERVPRPDLVIFLQMKLPVFLRKIARGPDPLEKNISEKYLEDILEAFDYFFFNYRAAPLLVVKADDMDFEREEDVDDLVDQIRQMKKSSLYYNPEGSGRRPAKK
- the panB gene encoding 3-methyl-2-oxobutanoate hydroxymethyltransferase, whose protein sequence is MPDKQTESVTLPVLREMKARGEKIAVLTAYDHPSASVLDEAGIDIILVGDSLGMVVQGYSSTIPVTMEEMLIHTRSVTGAVRRALVVADMPYMSFHLSVEETIRNAARFLKEAGAGAVKIEGASAGRLKKIEACVEAEIPVMGHVGLTPQSIRKWGSYAVRGRDGAAEAEAILADARAVESAGAFAVVLESIPMELGAVITESLTIPTIGIGAGAACDGQVLVFHDVMGYTQGRLPKFVKTYADLRSVVREAAGRYIEDVRTGAFPDEAHSYRLKPEAAEKLRRGRSR
- the panC gene encoding pantoate--beta-alanine ligase, with the protein product MKIITEVEAMASLCRGWKEKGLRIGLVPTMGGLHEGHLSLVRAARAGTDVVVVSIFVNPTQFRPGEDLASYPRDIERDMSLLENEKVDGMFHPQPETMYPEGYRTYVEVHDFQDKLCGAVRPGHFRGVCTVVLKLFNIVRPDVAYFGWKDAQQVLVVRRMTADLNLDTEIVALPLVRDPDGLAMSTRNAYLSPDERAAAHLLSKSLAEAEAMIAAGETDPRAVVARVRNVLAAAPEIEIEYVAAVDTTNLEPLDRIVGEGLLALAARIGKTRLIDNILIHPKGEAPC
- a CDS encoding aspartate 1-decarboxylase, whose protein sequence is MLKTFLHAKIHRAAVTETDLDYEGSLGVDEDLMEAAGLKPFERVEVFNITNGERFATYLIVKERGSRTIGVYGAAARRAKAGDRLIVVAYAVLAEDEIEGFAPRVVILNEKNEIIRSG
- the guaB gene encoding IMP dehydrogenase, producing the protein MLDAEIKEGLTFDDVLILPAKSDVIPADADVTTRLSRNISLNIPIVSSAMDTVTTSRMAIALAQQGGIGIIHRNMTVENQAEEVDKVKRHESGMIVEPVTMRPTDKITKAIEVMKEYRISGLPITDASNRLVGILTNRDIRFETRMDLAISEIMTKKVITVPLGTSLEEAENVFHKYKIEKLPVVDDKGRLKGLLTYKDILKRIQYPFAAKDGLGRLRAGAAVGVGGDALARASALVKAQCDVLVVDTAHGHSQRVLDTVRLLKKEFPNQELIAGNICSAAAAEELIGLGVDAVKVGVGPGSICTTRIITGAGVPQITAISDVFSVARKHDIPVIADGGIKYSGDITKAVAAGAQSVMLGNLLAGTDEAPGEVVMYQGRAYKNYRGMGSLQAMKEGQSRDRYFQDTAAGDSKLVPEGIEGRVPFKGSTIYLIQMLVGGLKAGMGYAGCRTIAELTERARFIRITSASLKESHVHDIVVTQEAPNYHLD
- the secA gene encoding preprotein translocase subunit SecA, whose protein sequence is MYKWILCKVFGTKTDRDIKKIRPLVTRINEFEPRIQALTDSALRAKTTEFKEKLAQGASIEDLLPEAFACVREASRRTTGMRHFDVQLIGGVVLHQGKIAEMKTGEGKTLVATLPAYLNALEGKGVHIVTVNDYLAKRDTEWMGPIYNFLGLTVGTIQHEIGDRERYDAYRCDITYGTNNEFGFDYLRDNMKFRLSDLAQREHNYAIVDEVDSILIDEARTPLIISGPTQASTQLYYRVDGLVRRYTRGKHFQVEEKTRTVSILEDGVSDAERYFKVDNLYDLAHMDLVHAINQSLRAHFLFKRDVDYMIKDGKVIIVDEFTGRLMPGRRYSDGLHQALEAKEKVRVEEEYQTLASVTFQNYFRMYNKLAGMTGTAVTEAPEFMTIYKLDVVETPTNRELIRHEYADVIYRTAEEKWNAAAEEIIELNQAGRPVLVGTVSIEKSELLSTALRRRNVKHVVLNAKYHEQEAQIIAQAGRIGSVTIATNMAGRGVDILLGGNPEELARDTLRRRNIDPLTVDKAQWEAALKEVQPIFQAEHDKVVSLGGLHVLGTERHEARRIDNQLRGRAGRQGDPGSSRFYLCLEDDLMRIFGSDRISGLMSRIGMGEGVPIEHPMVTRAIERAQKQVEGQNFSIRKHLLEYDDVMNKQRETIYRQRREILHGKDLREYFYDLVDQIIEWFLDQHCNKETHPDDWDREALAKAVQAQFGLDIATLQIDWETVTPDELQDDLTEAAKKIYQEKERVIGPDAMREFERMLLLQVIDSRWKDHLLGMDHLKEGIGLRGYGQRNPLVEYKKESFDMFQGLMDRIEEDALRFLFLIQPVIEQEMPQRQEQPVFYQKPKGPAPQRVRHVKSTIPGRRKRR
- a CDS encoding BON domain-containing protein; protein product: MQNCSKCRNALVPGLAVLSVMAGLCLFLAANGDAFAEDRDAAIESAARKSYIFKTFLKSDDIQIHSKDGVVTLTGTVAGEPHSLLAAETVADLPGVVSVINQLEIRGGIPEKNSDAWIQTRVKNMLLLHRNLDSDNIVVDVKDGLVTLHGEVGSQAERGLTAEYVKDVEGVKDIENKLTVATSPKKKSRTVEEYIDDASVKSQIKLMLLFHRGTNPLRTNIIVDRGVVTVSGVAKNAAERELVNKRIEDIRGVVRIDNRMTIE